One window from the genome of Bacteroidota bacterium encodes:
- a CDS encoding glycoside hydrolase family 2 protein: protein MKSYSLFFIALTGLLLGSCSSRKPALIRQDLNTGWYVSASDTLATCPAEVPGFVHTDLMKAGIIPDPFYGDNEKKVQWIGEHDWIYYDTFNLAGDILNNSHIDLVFEGLDTRCDVYLNDTRVLAADNMFRQWRLDAANMLNPGSNTLRLMFYSPVEFIHHAADTASIPLPDPRAYLRKAPYHFGWDWGPELATSGIWKPVYLEAWESWRLDDVSYTVDSLDDDRAFISARVTLISDGKGKCRICIKDKGNGVQYAQEVISLEKGIQKIRFGFTIDNPRLWWPNGMGSPELYSLRCSVDDGLREDFRDDRIGLRTAELVTEKDEFGESFYFRINGLPVFIKGANYIPMDHFTTRVTEEEYRDLILDAHACHMNMLRVWGGGIYESDIFYDLCDEYGIMVWQDFMYACNMYPGNAGFLENARVEAEEQVIRLRNHPSVVIWCGNNEVDEGWHNWGWQQQLGYSPADSAAVWKAYTELFHDILPGLLDRLDPGRPYHPSSPRHGWGRDIAYTEGDSHYWGVWWGEAPFETYREKTGRFMSEYGFQGFPDIQTIEAFAGPEDKTLDSEVMAVHQKHPRGFELIDKYMERWFEVPESFEDYVYVSQILQAEGIRIALEAHRKAMPRCMGTLYWQLNDTWPVISWSGRDYFGRWKALQYFVEKAYRESILVFEEKGDSVLVYSVSDVYQPFSAILEIKLFDTDGKLYEESKRDIQVKPGSDLIWSGSRSGMVKMAGGEGKAILEATLDAAGDEYNAIHYFTVAKNISLREPGFRLQVAKDDKVIRILISSEKPARYVHLSYPGEDVWFDRNYFDLLPGDTIEISAFTKGNIQFDIQKPEVRSLWETGH from the coding sequence GTGAAAAGCTATTCACTGTTTTTTATTGCTTTGACGGGACTTCTTCTTGGGTCCTGTTCTTCCAGGAAACCGGCACTTATCAGGCAGGATCTCAACACGGGCTGGTATGTCAGTGCGTCCGATACCCTGGCCACCTGCCCGGCAGAGGTTCCCGGTTTTGTTCATACCGATCTGATGAAAGCCGGGATCATTCCGGATCCTTTTTATGGCGATAACGAAAAAAAAGTCCAATGGATAGGCGAACACGATTGGATTTACTATGATACCTTCAATCTGGCTGGTGACATCCTGAATAATTCGCATATCGACCTTGTTTTTGAAGGATTGGACACCCGCTGCGATGTTTACCTGAACGATACACGGGTTTTAGCAGCGGATAATATGTTCCGTCAGTGGAGACTGGATGCAGCAAACATGCTGAATCCCGGTTCCAACACTCTCCGCCTGATGTTTTACTCCCCGGTGGAATTTATTCATCATGCAGCCGATACCGCAAGCATACCCTTGCCGGATCCCCGGGCCTATCTGCGCAAAGCGCCCTATCATTTTGGCTGGGACTGGGGGCCGGAACTGGCTACCTCCGGCATATGGAAACCGGTTTACCTGGAGGCCTGGGAATCGTGGCGTTTGGATGATGTTTCATATACCGTGGATTCCCTTGACGATGACAGAGCCTTTATCAGCGCAAGGGTTACGCTCATTTCGGACGGCAAGGGGAAATGCAGAATATGCATCAAAGACAAGGGAAATGGGGTGCAATATGCACAGGAAGTAATTTCCCTTGAAAAAGGCATTCAGAAAATCAGGTTCGGTTTCACCATTGATAATCCACGTTTGTGGTGGCCCAATGGAATGGGCAGTCCTGAATTATACTCATTGAGATGCAGTGTCGACGACGGTCTCCGGGAGGATTTCCGGGACGACAGGATAGGCTTGCGAACAGCCGAACTCGTCACGGAAAAAGATGAGTTCGGTGAAAGTTTTTATTTCAGGATCAACGGCTTGCCTGTTTTTATCAAAGGAGCCAATTATATTCCCATGGATCATTTTACCACCCGGGTAACGGAGGAGGAATACAGGGATTTAATCCTGGATGCCCACGCCTGCCACATGAATATGTTAAGGGTTTGGGGCGGAGGTATTTACGAGAGTGATATATTTTATGATTTATGTGATGAATACGGGATCATGGTATGGCAGGATTTCATGTATGCCTGTAATATGTATCCCGGGAATGCCGGATTCCTGGAAAATGCGCGGGTTGAAGCTGAGGAGCAGGTGATCCGTTTACGCAACCATCCCTCGGTTGTGATCTGGTGCGGCAACAATGAAGTTGATGAAGGATGGCACAACTGGGGCTGGCAGCAGCAACTGGGATATTCACCGGCTGATTCTGCTGCGGTCTGGAAGGCATATACAGAACTGTTCCATGATATTCTGCCCGGTCTGCTGGATCGGTTGGATCCCGGGAGGCCATATCATCCCTCTTCACCCAGGCATGGATGGGGCCGCGACATTGCCTACACCGAGGGAGACTCGCATTACTGGGGTGTTTGGTGGGGGGAAGCCCCTTTTGAGACTTACCGTGAGAAGACCGGGAGGTTCATGAGCGAATATGGTTTCCAGGGGTTTCCTGATATACAAACCATTGAGGCATTTGCCGGACCGGAGGACAAAACGCTGGATTCGGAAGTAATGGCAGTACATCAAAAGCACCCGAGAGGCTTTGAGCTGATTGATAAATATATGGAACGATGGTTTGAAGTTCCGGAGAGCTTTGAAGATTATGTTTATGTGAGCCAGATCCTGCAGGCGGAAGGCATACGCATAGCCCTGGAAGCACATCGCAAAGCCATGCCCCGTTGCATGGGAACCTTGTACTGGCAGTTGAACGATACCTGGCCGGTGATTTCCTGGTCGGGAAGGGATTATTTTGGCCGCTGGAAAGCCTTGCAGTACTTTGTGGAAAAAGCCTACAGGGAAAGTATCCTGGTATTCGAAGAAAAGGGAGATAGTGTGCTTGTATATTCTGTTTCAGACGTTTATCAGCCCTTTTCCGCCATCCTGGAAATAAAACTCTTTGATACCGATGGAAAGCTTTATGAAGAAAGTAAAAGAGATATACAGGTTAAGCCGGGTTCTGATCTGATCTGGTCAGGAAGCAGAAGTGGAATGGTAAAAATGGCCGGAGGCGAGGGAAAGGCGATACTGGAAGCCACGCTTGATGCCGCAGGAGATGAGTACAATGCAATACATTACTTTACTGTTGCTAAAAATATATCTTTGAGGGAACCAGGTTTCAGGTTGCAGGTTGCAAAGGATGATAAAGTGATAAGGATACTGATCTCCAGTGAAAAGCCGGCCCGTTATGTTCACCTGAGTTACCCGGGTGAGGATGTATGGTTTGACAGGAATTATTTTGACCTCCTGCCGGGTGATACCATTGAAATATCGGCATTTACCAAGGGAAATATTCAGTTTGACATTCAAAAACCAGAGGTAAGATCGTTATGGGAAACAGGGCATTGA